One Corynebacterium yudongzhengii DNA window includes the following coding sequences:
- a CDS encoding monovalent cation/H+ antiporter complex subunit F has protein sequence MAIIVGMIILGITCIPAAYRMLIGPTAADRAAAADLLLVAVVGLLALLGFQNGSNYIFDIVLVAALVGFISAISLARALTGGIR, from the coding sequence ATGGCCATCATCGTAGGAATGATCATCCTGGGAATCACGTGTATCCCGGCCGCCTACCGCATGCTCATCGGCCCGACGGCCGCCGACCGCGCGGCCGCCGCCGACCTGTTGCTGGTCGCGGTGGTGGGGCTGCTCGCGCTGCTGGGATTCCAAAATGGCTCGAACTATATCTTTGACATCGTGCTCGTCGCCGCGCTCGTCGGATTCATCTCCGCGATCTCTTTGGCGCGCGCACTGACGGGAGGTATCCGATGA
- a CDS encoding monovalent cation/H+ antiporter subunit D family protein yields the protein MLSYDTLSALLPVLAGGPLLMAGVMILLGRTYVLQTALMFVSLLAMLGFSIGLIFRVDDGEVIAHGTANWPMGIAIPFVLDMFSALMLLTTTILALTCAWFAVASGLHRERFFAPLVMILMTGVYGAILTADIFNFFVFIEVMLLPSYGLYALTMARRAPDKRVDGLRLYISANLLASTVLLIGVGFVYGTAGTVNLAELAGVAAEDDTVAIAMAVVMLAMLTKASVVPIHTWLTRTYNYTSPAITALFSGLHTKVGVYITYRLYAVVFGGDDRFLWVFVALFTATMFFGVMGAVGEFHSRSILVFHMVSQLGYILMGVALFTQVGLTAGIFYLVHHMLVKASLFMSTGAVEVRYGSGQIGRVTGIAKREPIIAIAFFIAALSLAGIPPFSGFVAKASLMIATWEASEVLALITMVVVSIITLLSMLKIWGGMFWGDEKDEEKRAQARARREARERRARKAAEAETGAAATAASVAIAEKTDDVEKEAPHERRIGFFLAAPSVILAGMTIAIGLGAEVLLGWSETAAEGLMDTSTYVEAVQNS from the coding sequence ATGCTCAGCTACGACACTCTGAGCGCCCTGCTGCCTGTCCTCGCGGGCGGCCCACTGTTGATGGCCGGCGTGATGATCCTGCTGGGGCGCACCTACGTGCTCCAGACGGCGCTGATGTTCGTATCGCTTCTGGCGATGCTCGGTTTCTCCATCGGGCTGATCTTCCGCGTCGACGATGGCGAGGTGATCGCCCACGGCACCGCCAACTGGCCGATGGGCATCGCGATCCCGTTCGTCCTCGACATGTTCTCCGCTTTAATGCTGTTAACCACCACGATCCTGGCGCTGACCTGCGCCTGGTTCGCGGTGGCCTCCGGCCTGCACCGGGAGCGTTTCTTCGCCCCGCTCGTCATGATCCTCATGACCGGTGTCTACGGCGCGATCCTCACGGCGGATATCTTCAACTTCTTCGTCTTCATCGAGGTCATGCTCCTGCCGTCCTACGGGCTCTACGCCCTGACGATGGCTCGGCGCGCCCCGGACAAGCGTGTCGACGGCCTGCGCCTCTACATCTCCGCCAACCTGCTGGCCTCCACGGTGCTGTTGATCGGCGTGGGCTTCGTCTACGGCACCGCCGGCACGGTCAACCTCGCCGAGCTCGCTGGCGTCGCGGCGGAAGACGATACCGTCGCCATCGCCATGGCCGTGGTCATGCTGGCCATGCTCACCAAGGCCTCGGTCGTGCCGATCCACACCTGGCTGACCCGGACCTACAACTACACCTCGCCGGCGATCACGGCGCTGTTCTCCGGCCTGCACACCAAGGTCGGCGTCTACATCACTTACCGCCTTTATGCCGTGGTCTTCGGCGGCGACGACCGCTTCCTCTGGGTCTTCGTCGCCCTGTTCACCGCCACGATGTTCTTCGGCGTCATGGGGGCGGTCGGCGAGTTCCACTCGCGGTCCATCCTGGTGTTCCACATGGTCAGCCAGCTCGGCTACATCCTCATGGGTGTGGCCCTGTTCACCCAGGTGGGGCTGACCGCCGGCATCTTCTACCTCGTCCACCACATGCTGGTGAAGGCCTCGCTGTTCATGTCCACCGGCGCCGTCGAGGTCCGCTATGGCTCCGGCCAGATCGGGCGGGTTACTGGCATCGCGAAGCGCGAGCCGATCATCGCCATTGCATTCTTCATCGCCGCGCTCTCGCTGGCCGGCATCCCGCCGTTCTCGGGCTTCGTGGCTAAGGCGTCGCTGATGATTGCCACGTGGGAGGCCAGCGAGGTGCTCGCGCTGATCACCATGGTGGTGGTCTCGATCATCACTCTGCTGTCCATGCTCAAGATCTGGGGCGGCATGTTCTGGGGCGACGAGAAGGACGAGGAAAAGCGTGCGCAGGCGCGGGCCCGTCGAGAGGCGCGCGAACGCCGCGCCCGCAAGGCGGCCGAAGCCGAGACCGGCGCCGCCGCAACCGCCGCAAGCGTGGCCATCGCCGAAAAGACCGACGATGTCGAAAAAGAGGCACCGCACGAGCGCCGCATCGGCTTCTTTTTGGCTGCCCCGTCGGTCATCCTGGCGGGCATGACCATTGCCATCGGCCTGGGGGCCGAGGTGCTCCTCGGCTGGTCCGAGACCGCCGCTGAAGGACTCATGGATACCTCCACCTACGTCGAGGCGGTGCAGAACTCATGA
- a CDS encoding cation:proton antiporter, whose product MSFLEIVALLGDILIILGAIIFGICAVGVLKFRDVYTRLSVIGTAGGSGIILVIIGVWMQDPQWLDGLKAVGAIILLLGTSALGSILIARAALLRRTPMIEPIFDDTKLLSEECVD is encoded by the coding sequence ATGAGCTTCTTAGAAATCGTCGCGTTACTCGGCGACATCCTCATCATCCTCGGCGCCATCATCTTCGGCATCTGTGCCGTCGGTGTGTTGAAGTTCCGCGACGTGTATACCCGACTGTCCGTAATCGGTACCGCCGGTGGTTCCGGCATCATCCTCGTGATTATCGGGGTCTGGATGCAGGATCCGCAGTGGCTCGACGGGCTCAAGGCCGTCGGCGCGATCATCCTGCTTCTAGGTACCTCGGCGCTCGGCTCCATCCTCATCGCCCGGGCGGCGCTGTTGCGGCGGACCCCGATGATCGAGCCGATTTTCGACGACACCAAGCTGCTTTCCGAAGAATGCGTCGACTAA
- a CDS encoding DUF4040 family protein: MLALIVAILALTVAAAPLLDRLLGRNAGWVLAIPLIVSAVIAARTYQSTTGGSGPYTETHQWMPTLGVDLAFRFDGLSLVFLMLVLIIGAGVVMYSTRYLSPGHNVGFWFFITGFAAAMTLLVLTDDLIVFYVAWELTTLCSFFLIAMTGGFGGRAPAVRTLLVTVFGGLLLLTATVIMIVTTGTTRLSEVLTSESWDEQPAMLVTVAILVAIAAFTKSAQFPFQAWLPDSMAAISPVSAYLHAAAMVKAGIYLMLRYSPLFSDLFWWQILLIVSGAVTAVFGAMTAVKRDDLKEVLAYSTMSQLGLLTFTIGLAFEGALTAAIVHTIAHATFKAALFMLIGIVDHEAGTRRFSKLRQMRMKLPVTKTLTVITAASMAGIPPLAGFVSKEKLIEATLDLPVPDADYTVIFAGVVVITSIMTFVYSARIIMGVFGMRRKEIDAASTEPKEVHEGPFLFWMVPLLLAGVTIVVGLVPQILEHPVADAVLAANGAEYEPGLALWHGFNLALGLSALIIVVGALFVRRLDIVRGLLSRSMSPISGLGAVESIRAGIIEAGGYITRLSGTTSMRRHLAAPMVLLVLIAFVGMLMITDLPEIVGDPSRTSDWVMTGLIAVGVAAAIRANSRLTVIIVVSIVGFSMTLWFYALGAADVATTQLTVEVLTVVVMVLVLHRLPSAFKSEGRSNESLSMALAAGMALATFIAIVALTGRREKSDAAEYYLRSAENETGGSNIVNTILVDFRALDTFGELTVLGVAGLVIAVLVASRPLSRPHDADLDIESPIAPPRENAVFLKTSLYLIGPIIVGMSALLFLRGHYETGGGFVAALVAGAGLMLMYLAAPSDDEGRLGVSYSALICAAVTVGAVTGMFGFLEGSFLAPFDINLGVTEITSTLIFDLGVYLGVIGLVVASVNLLGTADSRGFSPDSHLGHPHRPTLGKTREHLHRSRRRQRENFDGDAGADTGEAGPVLDEDGDYVFDTVPEDPEESSDATEATDTAERN; encoded by the coding sequence GACTATTGGGACGAAACGCTGGATGGGTGCTCGCCATTCCGCTGATCGTCAGCGCCGTGATCGCGGCGCGTACCTATCAGTCGACCACCGGGGGAAGCGGACCGTACACAGAGACCCACCAGTGGATGCCCACCCTCGGGGTGGACTTGGCGTTCCGCTTCGACGGTCTGTCCTTGGTCTTCCTCATGCTGGTGCTCATCATTGGCGCTGGTGTGGTAATGTATTCGACTCGGTACCTTTCGCCGGGTCACAACGTGGGTTTCTGGTTCTTCATCACCGGCTTCGCCGCCGCGATGACGCTTCTGGTACTGACAGATGACCTCATCGTTTTCTATGTCGCCTGGGAACTGACCACCCTGTGCTCGTTCTTCCTCATCGCCATGACCGGCGGCTTCGGCGGACGTGCCCCAGCGGTGCGCACCCTTTTGGTCACCGTGTTCGGTGGCTTGCTGCTGCTCACCGCCACGGTCATCATGATCGTGACCACCGGCACCACTCGGCTCTCCGAGGTGCTGACCTCTGAGTCGTGGGACGAGCAGCCCGCCATGCTGGTAACCGTGGCGATCCTCGTGGCCATCGCCGCGTTCACGAAGTCCGCGCAGTTCCCCTTCCAGGCCTGGCTGCCGGACTCCATGGCGGCGATCTCGCCGGTGTCTGCCTATCTGCATGCCGCCGCCATGGTTAAGGCCGGCATCTACCTGATGCTGCGCTACTCGCCGCTGTTCAGCGATCTGTTCTGGTGGCAGATTCTGCTCATTGTCTCCGGTGCGGTCACGGCCGTGTTCGGCGCCATGACCGCGGTCAAGCGCGACGACCTCAAGGAGGTCCTCGCGTACTCGACCATGAGCCAGCTCGGCCTTCTCACATTCACCATCGGCCTGGCTTTCGAAGGCGCACTGACCGCAGCGATCGTCCACACCATCGCGCACGCCACCTTCAAGGCGGCTCTGTTTATGTTGATCGGCATCGTCGACCACGAGGCCGGTACGAGGCGCTTCAGCAAGCTGCGGCAGATGCGCATGAAACTGCCGGTCACCAAAACACTCACCGTCATCACGGCGGCGTCCATGGCCGGTATCCCACCCTTGGCTGGTTTCGTGTCCAAGGAGAAGCTCATCGAGGCCACCCTCGATCTGCCGGTCCCGGACGCCGACTACACCGTTATTTTCGCCGGCGTGGTCGTCATCACCTCGATCATGACCTTCGTCTACTCCGCCCGCATCATCATGGGTGTGTTCGGCATGCGTCGGAAAGAGATCGACGCGGCCAGCACCGAACCGAAGGAGGTCCACGAGGGCCCCTTCCTGTTCTGGATGGTTCCGTTGCTGCTGGCGGGCGTCACCATTGTGGTGGGCCTGGTGCCGCAGATTCTCGAGCACCCGGTGGCCGACGCCGTGCTCGCCGCCAACGGCGCGGAATACGAGCCGGGACTCGCCCTGTGGCACGGTTTCAACCTGGCGCTCGGCTTGTCGGCGCTCATCATCGTCGTTGGCGCCCTGTTTGTCCGCCGCCTCGACATCGTCCGCGGTCTGCTGTCGCGCTCGATGTCGCCGATCTCCGGCTTGGGCGCGGTGGAGAGCATCCGCGCCGGCATTATCGAAGCCGGCGGCTACATCACCCGCCTGTCGGGTACCACCTCGATGCGCCGCCACCTCGCGGCCCCGATGGTGCTGCTCGTCCTCATCGCTTTCGTCGGCATGCTCATGATCACCGACCTGCCGGAGATCGTCGGCGACCCCTCGCGTACCTCCGACTGGGTGATGACCGGCCTGATCGCCGTCGGCGTCGCCGCCGCCATCCGCGCGAACTCGCGGTTGACGGTCATCATCGTCGTCTCGATCGTGGGCTTCTCGATGACCCTGTGGTTCTACGCCCTCGGCGCCGCCGACGTAGCGACCACCCAGCTGACCGTTGAGGTGCTCACCGTCGTCGTGATGGTGCTCGTGCTGCATCGCCTGCCCTCGGCGTTCAAGTCCGAGGGGCGTTCCAACGAGTCGCTGTCCATGGCGCTCGCCGCCGGCATGGCGCTGGCGACCTTCATCGCCATCGTCGCCCTGACCGGCCGCCGCGAGAAGTCGGACGCCGCCGAGTACTACCTGCGCAGCGCGGAGAACGAGACCGGTGGCTCCAACATCGTCAACACCATCCTGGTGGACTTCCGTGCACTCGATACCTTCGGCGAGCTGACCGTGCTCGGGGTGGCGGGGCTTGTGATTGCGGTGCTCGTCGCCTCGCGCCCGCTCTCGCGCCCGCACGACGCCGATTTGGACATCGAATCCCCGATCGCCCCGCCGCGCGAGAACGCGGTCTTCCTCAAGACCTCGCTGTATCTCATCGGCCCGATCATCGTCGGTATGTCGGCGCTGCTGTTCCTCCGCGGCCACTACGAGACCGGCGGTGGCTTCGTCGCCGCCCTGGTTGCCGGCGCGGGGTTGATGCTCATGTACCTCGCGGCGCCGTCTGACGACGAGGGCCGCCTCGGCGTCTCCTACAGTGCGCTGATCTGCGCCGCCGTGACCGTCGGTGCGGTCACGGGCATGTTCGGCTTCTTAGAAGGCTCCTTCCTGGCGCCTTTCGATATCAACTTGGGCGTCACCGAGATCACCTCCACGCTGATCTTCGACCTGGGCGTCTACCTCGGCGTCATCGGCCTGGTCGTGGCCTCGGTCAACCTGCTCGGCACAGCCGACTCGCGCGGCTTCAGCCCGGATAGCCACCTTGGCCACCCGCACCGCCCGACGCTCGGTAAGACGCGCGAGCACCTGCACCGTTCGCGTCGTCGCCAACGGGAAAACTTCGACGGCGACGCCGGCGCCGACACCGGCGAGGCGGGCCCGGTGCTCGACGAGGACGGCGACTACGTCTTCGACACCGTGCCGGAAGACCCCGAGGAGTCCTCCGATGCCACCGAAGCCACCGATACGGCAGAAAGGAACTGA
- the glnA gene encoding type I glutamate--ammonia ligase gives MPLNFTNAEELVKFIKDNEVKWVDARFTDVPGIEQHLAVPAEMFDEDQIEEGLAFDGSSISGYTAVENSDMKLLPDLATAYIDPFRTSKTLNVQFFVHDPHTGAPFSRDPRNIARKAEEHLASTGFADTCNFGAEAEFYIFDSVRYNSTNNMSFHEVDSVEGWWNSGKEFNPDGSRNLGHKVRTKGGYFPTAPYDHLQDLRDEMGETLAQVGFEVERAHHEMGSGGQQEINYRFNTLLHAADDLQTFKYVIKNSARKNGKSATFMPKPIANDGGSGMHVHQSLWKDGKPLFYDENGYGGLSDMARHYIGGILKHAGAVLAFTNPTMNSYHRLVPGFEAPVNLVYSQQNRSAAIRIPAIGDSPKSKRIEFRAPDPSGNPYLAFTAMMMAGLDGVKNRLEPPAPVDKDLYELPPEATRDIETVPASLESALEALAEDHDFLLEGEVFTEDLIQAHIDYKMDEEITPSRLRPTSQEFELYYDC, from the coding sequence GTGCCCTTAAACTTCACCAATGCTGAAGAGCTAGTCAAGTTCATCAAGGACAACGAGGTCAAGTGGGTAGACGCCCGCTTCACCGACGTCCCCGGCATCGAGCAGCACCTCGCCGTTCCCGCCGAGATGTTCGATGAGGATCAGATCGAGGAAGGACTGGCTTTCGACGGTTCCTCGATTTCTGGTTATACCGCCGTCGAGAACTCTGACATGAAGCTTCTCCCGGATCTGGCGACCGCCTACATCGACCCGTTCCGGACCTCGAAGACTCTCAACGTGCAGTTCTTCGTGCACGATCCGCACACTGGTGCGCCCTTCAGCCGAGATCCCCGCAACATCGCGCGCAAGGCGGAGGAGCACCTCGCATCCACCGGGTTCGCGGATACCTGCAACTTCGGCGCCGAGGCCGAGTTCTACATTTTCGATTCGGTACGTTACAACTCCACCAACAACATGAGCTTCCACGAGGTCGACTCCGTGGAGGGCTGGTGGAATTCGGGCAAGGAGTTCAACCCGGACGGCTCCCGCAACTTGGGCCACAAGGTGCGTACCAAGGGCGGATACTTCCCGACGGCCCCGTACGACCACCTGCAGGACCTGCGCGACGAGATGGGAGAGACCCTCGCCCAGGTCGGTTTCGAGGTCGAGCGCGCCCATCACGAGATGGGTTCCGGCGGCCAGCAGGAGATCAACTACCGCTTCAACACCCTGCTGCACGCGGCCGACGACCTGCAGACGTTCAAGTACGTGATCAAGAACTCCGCCCGCAAGAACGGCAAGTCCGCCACCTTCATGCCCAAGCCCATCGCCAACGACGGCGGCTCCGGCATGCACGTCCACCAGTCGCTCTGGAAGGACGGCAAGCCGCTGTTCTACGACGAGAACGGGTACGGTGGGCTGTCAGACATGGCGCGCCACTACATCGGCGGCATCCTGAAGCACGCTGGGGCGGTCCTGGCGTTCACCAACCCGACGATGAACTCCTACCACCGCCTGGTGCCCGGCTTCGAGGCCCCGGTCAACCTGGTGTACTCCCAGCAGAACCGGTCCGCCGCGATCCGTATCCCGGCCATCGGCGACTCCCCGAAGTCCAAGCGCATCGAGTTCCGCGCCCCGGACCCGTCGGGCAACCCATACCTGGCGTTCACCGCCATGATGATGGCGGGCCTGGACGGTGTGAAGAACCGCCTCGAGCCGCCCGCACCGGTGGACAAGGACCTCTACGAGCTTCCGCCCGAGGCGACCAGGGACATCGAGACCGTCCCGGCCTCCCTGGAAAGTGCCCTCGAGGCGCTCGCCGAGGACCACGACTTCCTGCTGGAAGGTGAGGTCTTCACCGAGGACCTCATCCAGGCGCACATCGACTACAAGATGGACGAGGAGATCACCCCGTCCCGCCTGCGCCCGACCAGCCAGGAGTTCGAGCTCTACTACGACTGCTAG
- a CDS encoding Na+/H+ antiporter subunit E, with translation MKNILTYPFRFIAFWLWYFKEFWVSNFDIVRDVVTPGNDAHPGIGRYECHSLSDWEYVLLASLITITPGTLVVGAGRDTDSGVRVLYVHGLYAQTEPELLDEIRDMEDRMINGVSLFPRYNEGAR, from the coding sequence ATGAAAAACATCCTGACCTATCCTTTCCGCTTCATCGCCTTCTGGCTGTGGTACTTCAAGGAATTCTGGGTATCGAACTTCGACATCGTGCGCGACGTGGTCACCCCCGGTAACGACGCGCACCCCGGTATCGGGCGCTACGAGTGCCACAGCCTCTCCGACTGGGAATACGTGCTGCTGGCCTCGCTGATCACCATCACGCCGGGTACCTTGGTCGTCGGCGCTGGCCGCGACACCGACTCCGGGGTGCGGGTGCTCTACGTCCACGGCCTGTACGCACAGACGGAGCCCGAACTGCTCGACGAGATCCGGGATATGGAAGACCGCATGATCAACGGCGTCTCCCTCTTCCCGCGGTACAACGAAGGAGCCCGCTGA
- the ffh gene encoding signal recognition particle protein — MFESLSDRLTNALTGLRGKGKLTEADIDATAREIRLALLEADVSLPVVRAFIKRIKERARGAEVSAALNPAQQVVKIVNEELISILGGETRRLQLAKNPPTVIMLAGLQGAGKTTLAGKLAKHLAKQGHTPMLVACDLQRPGAVQQLQIVGERAEVPTFAPDPGTTLDDSGHELGTSHGDPVQVAQRGINEARRTQHDVVIIDTAGRLGIDETLMTQARNIRDAVDPDEVLFVIDAMIGQDAVTTAQAFAEGVDFTGVVLTKLDGDARGGAALSIREVTGKPILYASTGEKLDAFDVFHPERMASRILGMGDVLSLIEQAESVMDQQKAEKAAAKLGSGELTLTDFLDQLMMIRRMGPLGNLLKMLPGGKQMNQMADMVDEKQLDRIQAIIRGMTPEERDNPKILNASRRKRIANGSGVQVSDVNQLVERFFDAKKMMSKMAGQMGMGGSKRSATKKKPKGRKNKKGKRKAPKNRQRQQMPQMPGMPGMDMNQLKKMAEQMDGGQMPGMPGMPGMPGQAGQAGNKQPKKPEGAEDIDFDNLDFNAAMERLRGKK; from the coding sequence GTGTTTGAGTCACTGTCCGATCGCCTAACGAACGCCCTCACCGGGCTCCGCGGCAAGGGCAAGCTCACCGAGGCGGATATCGACGCCACCGCCCGTGAGATCCGCCTGGCACTGCTCGAGGCCGACGTCTCGCTACCGGTCGTGCGTGCCTTCATCAAGCGCATCAAGGAGCGCGCGCGGGGCGCCGAGGTCTCCGCCGCGCTGAACCCGGCCCAGCAGGTAGTCAAGATCGTCAACGAGGAGCTCATCAGCATCCTCGGCGGGGAGACCCGGCGGCTGCAGCTGGCGAAGAACCCGCCGACCGTGATCATGCTCGCCGGCCTGCAGGGCGCCGGTAAGACGACGCTGGCCGGCAAGCTGGCGAAGCACCTGGCCAAGCAGGGCCATACCCCGATGCTCGTCGCCTGTGACCTGCAGCGCCCGGGAGCGGTCCAGCAGCTGCAGATCGTCGGCGAGCGTGCCGAGGTGCCCACCTTCGCCCCGGATCCCGGCACGACCCTCGATGACTCCGGCCACGAGCTGGGAACCTCCCACGGGGATCCGGTGCAGGTCGCGCAGCGCGGCATCAACGAGGCGCGGCGCACCCAGCACGACGTGGTCATCATCGATACCGCCGGCCGCCTGGGCATCGACGAAACCCTCATGACCCAGGCCCGCAACATCCGCGACGCCGTCGACCCGGACGAGGTCCTCTTCGTCATCGATGCCATGATCGGCCAGGATGCCGTGACCACCGCCCAGGCCTTCGCCGAGGGCGTGGACTTTACCGGCGTGGTGCTCACGAAGCTCGACGGCGACGCCCGCGGTGGTGCCGCACTGTCGATCCGTGAGGTCACCGGCAAGCCGATCCTGTACGCCTCCACGGGTGAGAAGCTCGACGCCTTCGACGTCTTCCACCCCGAGCGCATGGCCAGCCGTATCCTCGGCATGGGTGACGTGCTCAGCCTCATCGAGCAGGCCGAGTCGGTCATGGACCAGCAGAAAGCCGAGAAGGCGGCGGCGAAGCTCGGCAGCGGCGAGCTGACCCTGACCGACTTCCTGGATCAGCTCATGATGATCCGGCGGATGGGCCCGCTGGGCAACCTCCTGAAGATGCTGCCCGGCGGCAAGCAGATGAACCAGATGGCCGACATGGTCGACGAGAAGCAGCTCGACCGCATCCAGGCCATCATCCGCGGCATGACGCCCGAGGAACGCGACAACCCGAAGATCCTCAACGCCTCGCGCCGCAAGCGCATCGCCAACGGTTCGGGCGTGCAGGTCTCGGACGTCAACCAGCTGGTGGAACGCTTCTTCGACGCGAAGAAGATGATGTCCAAGATGGCCGGCCAGATGGGCATGGGCGGTTCCAAGCGTTCGGCGACGAAGAAGAAGCCCAAGGGGCGCAAGAACAAGAAGGGCAAGCGCAAGGCGCCGAAGAACCGGCAGAGGCAGCAGATGCCGCAGATGCCCGGTATGCCCGGCATGGATATGAATCAGCTGAAGAAGATGGCCGAGCAGATGGATGGCGGGCAGATGCCCGGCATGCCTGGTATGCCCGGTATGCCGGGCCAGGCTGGGCAGGCCGGCAACAAGCAGCCTAAGAAGCCGGAGGGTGCGGAGGACATCGACTTCGACAACCTCGACTTCAACGCCGCCATGGAGAGGTTGCGCGGCAAGAAGTAA
- a CDS encoding cation:proton antiporter subunit C, with amino-acid sequence MTLALSAALLMFGGVYLMMRREMLRIVLGFMLLSHAANLVLMAAGGTAWRDEPFGTHQVTDTAADPLPQAFVLTAIVISFSISVVMLVTAVVGKSDDRTRTADSEKPADDKADRKEVNS; translated from the coding sequence ATGACTCTCGCTCTGTCTGCCGCTCTGCTGATGTTCGGCGGCGTGTACCTGATGATGCGCCGCGAGATGTTGCGCATCGTCTTAGGATTCATGCTGCTCAGCCACGCGGCCAACCTCGTGCTCATGGCCGCCGGTGGCACGGCCTGGAGGGATGAGCCCTTCGGCACCCACCAGGTCACCGACACCGCCGCGGACCCGTTGCCGCAGGCGTTCGTACTCACCGCGATCGTGATTTCCTTCTCGATCTCCGTGGTCATGCTGGTCACGGCGGTCGTCGGCAAGTCCGATGACCGCACCCGCACCGCGGATTCCGAGAAGCCTGCCGACGATAAGGCCGACCGAAAAGAGGTGAACAGCTGA
- a CDS encoding tyramine oxidase subunit B, with translation MSFTAPELPKIDFLYLNEEEMIEAGVADTGRCVEVMEETLILLAEGDYRMAGASANSHGAQINFPEKPEHEGMPEDGPDRRFMAMPAYLGGRFRRAGVKWYGSNAENRNRELPRSIHVFVLNDADTGAPLAIMSANTLSAYRTGAVPAVGVKHLAVENAETVGIIGPGVMSRTILASSISQRPSIKTVKVKGRSAGSTQRAADWYAESFPDLDVQVVDSEQEAIEGSDILIAGTSTSKGGPKDFPYFKTEWLKPGALVLAPAAARFDDDYVASDKSNLVLDYDGLYSEWFHENGPGVTYEDLLGIPGNRWWDMKEEGTISDEKLVNIGDIASGKAKGRENDEQIFLYSIGGMPVEDVAWASDLYDYAAKNDIGTVLDLWDTPRLS, from the coding sequence ATGAGCTTCACAGCCCCCGAACTTCCCAAGATCGATTTCCTGTACCTGAACGAGGAAGAAATGATCGAGGCCGGTGTCGCTGACACCGGACGCTGTGTCGAGGTGATGGAAGAAACCTTGATCCTGCTCGCCGAGGGCGACTACCGTATGGCGGGCGCATCCGCGAACTCCCACGGTGCCCAGATCAACTTCCCGGAAAAGCCCGAGCACGAAGGCATGCCGGAAGACGGTCCGGACCGTCGCTTCATGGCCATGCCCGCCTACCTGGGCGGACGCTTCCGCCGCGCCGGCGTGAAGTGGTACGGCTCGAACGCCGAGAACCGTAACCGCGAGCTGCCGCGCTCCATCCACGTCTTCGTCCTCAATGACGCTGATACCGGCGCCCCGCTGGCGATCATGTCCGCGAACACCCTGTCGGCCTACCGCACCGGTGCGGTCCCGGCCGTCGGTGTGAAGCACCTCGCCGTCGAGAACGCGGAGACCGTCGGCATCATCGGCCCCGGCGTCATGAGCCGCACCATCCTGGCCTCGTCCATCTCGCAGCGCCCGTCGATCAAGACCGTGAAGGTCAAGGGGCGCAGCGCGGGCTCCACCCAGCGCGCCGCCGACTGGTACGCGGAGTCCTTCCCGGATCTCGACGTCCAGGTCGTCGACTCCGAGCAGGAGGCCATCGAAGGCTCCGACATTCTCATCGCCGGCACCTCGACGTCGAAGGGCGGTCCGAAGGACTTCCCGTACTTCAAGACCGAGTGGCTGAAGCCGGGCGCCCTGGTGCTGGCTCCGGCCGCCGCCCGCTTCGACGACGACTATGTCGCCTCCGATAAGTCCAACCTGGTGCTGGACTACGACGGCCTGTACTCCGAGTGGTTCCACGAAAACGGCCCCGGCGTGACCTACGAGGATCTTCTCGGCATCCCGGGCAACCGCTGGTGGGACATGAAGGAAGAGGGCACGATCTCGGACGAGAAGCTCGTCAACATCGGTGACATCGCCTCCGGCAAGGCCAAGGGCCGGGAGAACGACGAGCAGATCTTCCTGTACTCCATCGGTGGCATGCCGGTCGAGGACGTCGCCTGGGCCTCTGACCTCTATGATTACGCGGCGAAGAACGACATCGGCACCGTGCTCGATCTCTGGGATACCCCGCGGTTGAGCTAA